The Rhinatrema bivittatum chromosome 4, aRhiBiv1.1, whole genome shotgun sequence genome window below encodes:
- the CHMP6 gene encoding charged multivesicular body protein 6 isoform X2, with product MVICNIILITIFVYSNSLIVVIQANSMQTFVFLLAYEWPILVSCQMVKASNIQAKNDCTCAKEPTSQGRCHGTVGLLRGGRQKGPSSTFILHAPSRLRPLRDPSLLNTEQKFRIALLLPAVLLAPEIAPTAAFPQTQALGGARLGTSLPSLPETEAAPCDVTARSPPALPLRGSAHRFVPSGPLYGAEAAGFSTAPATMGNIFGRKRRSRVTEQDKAVLLCCQIVLQNIPNGTLPSFLPSPCCYPAWTASLASPIHH from the exons ATGGTAATTTGTAATATTATATTGATAACTATATTTGTATATTCAAATTCACTTATAGTAGTTATACAGGCAAATTCCATGCAAACTTTTGTTTTCCTTCTGGCGTACGAGTGGCCGATCCTAGTATCGTGCCAAATGGTGAAGGCatcaaatatccaggccaaaaacGACTGCACCTGTGCCAAGGAGCCGACTTCACAAGGGCGCTGCCATGGTACTGTGGGACTTTTACGGGGCGGTAGGCAGAAAGGGCCTTCCTCTACTTTTATTCTTCATGCTCCCTCTCGCCTCCGGCCATTGCGCGACCCTTCTCTTCTAAATACTGAGCAAAAGTTTCGTAtcgcattgctgctgcctgctgtcctcttggCTCCTGAGATAGCGCCTACCGCTGCTTTTCCACAGACACAAGCGCTGGGCGGTGCGAGGCTCGGGACGTCGCTCCCCAGTCTCCCGGAAACGGAAGCAGCTCCATGTGACGTCACTGCTCGCAGCCCGCCGGCACTTCCGCTTCGAGGTTCGGCGCACCGGTTTGTCCCCTCGGGCCCCCTGTATGGGGCGGAGGCCGCAGGGTTCAGCACTGCTCCTGCCACTATGGGCAATATCTTCGGGCGAAAGAGACGGAGCCGCGTGacggagcaggacaaggctgtgCTG cTGTGCTGCCAGATTGTGCTACAGAACATTCCCAATGgcacccttccttccttccttccttccccctgtTGTTACCCGGCGTGGACTGCCTCCTTGGCCTCCCCCATACACCATTGA
- the CHMP6 gene encoding charged multivesicular body protein 6 isoform X1, with product MGNIFGRKRRSRVTEQDKAVLQLKQQRDKLRQYQKKITLQLEREREVARQLLRDGKKEKAKLLLKKKRYQEQLLDKTENQISNLEHMVQDIEFTQIEMKVIEGLKVGNECLKKMHEVMSIEEVERIMDETQESIEYQRQIDEMLAGSLTTEDEEAILEELDAIVQGDLELPEAPTAEPFAGKIPDKEPIKARPKGELVAAS from the exons ATGGGCAATATCTTCGGGCGAAAGAGACGGAGCCGCGTGacggagcaggacaaggctgtgCTG CAACTGAAGCAGCAGCGGGATAAACTGAGGCAGTACCAGAAGAAGATCACTCTGCAGCTGGAACGGGAGAGGGAGGTGGCTCGCCAGCTGCTGCGAGATGGCAAGAAAGA GAAAGCTAAGTTGCTGCTAAAGAAGAAACGATACCAAGAACAACTTCTAGATAAAACTGAAAATCAGATCAGCAATTTGGAACACATG GTTCAAGATATAGAATTTACTCAAATTGAAATGAAAGTGATTGAAGGATTGAAAGTTGGCAATGAATGTCTGAAGAAAATGCATGAG GTTATGTCAATagaggaagtggagagaatcATGGATGAAACACAGGAATCTATTGAGTACCAGAGG CAAATAGATGAAATGCTTGCTGGCAGTCTGACTACCGAAGATGAAGAGGCCATTCTGGAGGAGTTAGATGCTATTGTTCAG GGAGACCTGGAACTTCCAGAAGCCCCAACAGCAGAACCATTTGCTGGAAAAATCCCAG ACAAAGAACCTATCAAGGCCAGACCGAAAGGGGAGCTGGTGGCTGCATCGTAA